Proteins from a genomic interval of Zingiber officinale cultivar Zhangliang chromosome 1B, Zo_v1.1, whole genome shotgun sequence:
- the LOC122041577 gene encoding uncharacterized protein LOC122041577 produces MAATSVFPNCPQYQQGNQQVKYDPMSSTYNPGWRDHPNLTYGNISAAQQPFPQQIQNNNFSSNQRPPGFYNNIVPNRIQPFQQFQQHVPPFQQPRKSFPLTQTDFSVQDMKEIMQQMMLHQQQLSLQWTHSIEQQQRTDAALQNIERQNGKNVSENNQEVQIPVVEQKQTEIQLPFPKRLVQPGKGKVVEKSIEFLEMMEIFSKVEVNIPLLKAIKHIPKYTKFLKDLCVNKKKLKGDELISAGESDSALFQAMPQKCRDPGVFTISCKIGENIFEDAMVDLGAFINVMPKSVFQALGIGPLQPTGVVI; encoded by the exons ATGGCAGCAACTAGTGTTTTTCCTAATTGTCCACAATATCAGCAGGGTAATCAACAAGTGAAGTATGATCCTATGTCATCTACTTATAATCCAGGATGGAGAGATCATCCAAACCTAACATATGGAAATATTTCAGCGGCTCAGCAGCCTTTTCCACAGCAAATTCAGAATAATAATTTTTCAAGCAATCAGAGACCACCAGGGTTTTACAACAACATAGTTCCAAATAGAATACAACCATTTCAGCAATTCCAGCAACATGTTCCACCATTTCAGCAACCAAGAAAATCTTTTCCCTTAACTCAAACTGATTTTTCAGTACAAGATATGaaagagattatgcaacaaatgatgCTCCatcaacaacaactttcattgcAGTGGACTCATTCAATTGAGCAACAACAGAGGACTGATGCAGCATTACAGAATATTGAAAGACAA AATGGGAAAAATGTTTCTGAGAATAATCAGGAAG TGCAGATTCCAGTGGTAGAACAGAAGCAAACAGAGATCCAGTTACCATTTCCTAAGAGATTAGTACAACCTGGGAAGGGTAAAGTTGTTGAAAAGTCTATAGAATTTCTTGAGATGATGGAAATTTTTAGTAAAGTAGAAGTAAACATTCCTCTACTGAAAGCGATTAAACACATTCCGAAGTACACAAAATTTCTGAAGGATTTATGTGTTAATAAGAAGAAGCTTAAGGGTGATGAGTTGATTAGTGCAGGGGAAAGTGATTCTGCATTATTTCAGGCTATGCCACAAAAATGCAGGGATCCAGGAGTTTTTACTATTTCGTGTAAAATAGGAGAAAACATTTTTGAAGATGCTATGGTGGATCTTGGAGCATTCATTAATGTGATGCCGAAATCAGTGTTTCAAGCTCTTGGAATTGGTCCTCTTCAGCCAACAGGGGTTGTGATCTAG